Proteins from a single region of Ziziphus jujuba cultivar Dongzao chromosome 1, ASM3175591v1:
- the LOC107432142 gene encoding aspartic proteinase nepenthesin-2, whose protein sequence is MTQIQPFMTKITLLLCLTAFFQFHFTSSKPIGFSLKLIPRDSPNSPLYQGNLTKHERMQRLINITQAKAHYLQYKSSPNSSIVLENIRFTMIRDIFYFAVHVSIGNPIWQGYLLMDTGGGLIWTQCEPCISCFHLEYDNDDPRASSSYSRLPCDHPLCQAGLYQCVNGQCIYEVTYGGGDHDEDVRGLTQGYATLETFKFNTMRGGDPVFINDIIFGCSNDNQGFRFGADDNIAGVMGMSMSLDSLVSQLSDRIEKKFSYCLPSMLDEIENDILLNFGSDIPIPQNLQSTPFVTPAWANPYFYLNLLDISVGQDRIGFPPGTFQVSHDGTQGFFIDSGFPITTLNQNAYGTNVYLEVMNKFQAHYDSHKLERSSDSPHGFELCYEQPHDFHDFLTMTYHFERFAEYVVHSNDAHFFDELYDIFCVAILPGSGPSILGAFHQQNKRIIYNLNDNVLQFVTETCPF, encoded by the coding sequence ATGACACAAATTCAGCCTTTTATGACGAAAATTACTCTTCTTCTCTGCCTCACAGCATTCTTTCAATTCCATTTTACTTCCTCGAAACCAATTGGGTTTAGCCTAAAACTCATTCCTAGAGACTCCCCAAATTCTCCTCTCTATCAAGGAAATCTCACTAAACATGAAAGAATGCAAAGGTTGATCAACATCACTCAAGCCAAGGCTCACTACCTGCAATATAAATCATCACCGAATTCCTCAATCGTCCTCGAAAACATTCGTTTTACTATGATCCGCGACATTTTCTACTTCGCAGTGCATGTAAGCATAGGGAATCCAATCTGGCAAGGTTACCTGCTTATGGACACTGGTGGTGGCCTAATTTGGACCCAATGTGAGCCGTGTATAAGCTGTTTCCATTTAGAATATGACAATGACGATCCCAGGGCTTCAAGTAGTTATTCAAGGCTGCCTTGCGATCACCCTCTTTGTCAAGCAGGTCTCTACCAATGTGTCAATGGCCAATGCATCTACGAAGTAACTTATGGTGGTGGAGATCATGATGAAGATGTCCGGGGGCTAACCCAAGGTTATGCCACCTTGgaaacatttaaatttaatacaatgCGAGGAGGCGATCCGGTGTTCATTAATGACATAATCTTTGGTTGCTCTAATGACAACCAAGGCTTTAGGTTTGGAGCTGATGATAATATTGCCGGGGTCATGGGAATGAGCATGTCACTGGATTCGTTAGTGAGCCAATTGAGTGATAGAATAGAGAAAAAATTCTCCTACTGCTTGCCTTCCATGCTTGATGAAATAGAGAATGACATTCTTCTAAATTTTGGCAGTGACATCCCTATACCTCAAAATCTTCAGAGCACCCCATTTGTAACACCAGCATGGGCTAATCCTTACTTCTACTTGAATCTACTAGATATAAGTGTTGGACAGGATCGGATTGGATTTCCACCGGGAACTTTTCAAGTTAGCCATGATGGGACTCAGGGATTCTTTATTGATTCCGGATTTCCTATTACCACATTGAACCAAAATGCTTATGGAACcaatgtttatttggaggtgATGAACAAATTTCAGGCTCATTACGATTCTCACAAGCTCGAAAGGTCGAGTGATTCTCCTCATGGGTTTGAACTTTGTTATGAACAACCGCATGATTTTCATGATTTCTTGACGATGACATATCATTTTGAACGGTTTGCTGAATATGTTGTGCACTCGAATGATGCACATTTTTTCGATGAGTTATATGATATCTTCTGCGTGGCAATACTACCGGGAAGTGGACCGTCGATATTAGGAGCTTTTCATCAACAGAATAAGAGGATTATTTATAACTTGAATGATAACGTTCTACAATTTGTCACTGAGACTTGTCCGTTTTAA